agtttgagaccagcttgccaacatggtgaaactccgtctctactaaagatacaaaaaattagctgggtgtggtgatgcactcctgtaatttcagctactcaggagactgaggcaagagaattgcttgaacctgggaattggaggttgcagtgagccgagactgtgccattgcactccagcctgggcaacagagtgagactttgtcgcaaaaataagtaaataggccgggtgcagtgactcacacctgtaatcccagcactttgggaggccgaagtgggcgggtcacttgaggtcaggagttcgagaccagcctggccaacatggtgaaaccccgtctctactaaaaatacaaaaattagctgggtgtggtggcgcatgcctgaagtcccagctacttgggaggctgaggcaggagaatggcttgaacccaggagacagaggttgcagtgagccaagatctcaccattgcagtccagcctgggcaacagagtgagacactgtctcaaaaaattaaatagataaatacaaatacagaaaagccagctgtggtggtgtgcacctgtagtcccagttactcaggaggctgaggcaggaaaatcacttgaacctgggaggcagagcttgcagtgagccaagatcatgccactgcactccagcctgggcaacagagtgagactcagtatcaaaaaggaaaagaaagggtgggtgtggtggctcatgcctgtaatcccagcagttttggaggccaaggcaggtggatcacctgacgtcaggagctcgagaccagcctgagcaacatggtgaaaccctgtctctactaaaaatacaaaaaaattagccagttgtggtggcacacacttgtaatcccagctactcgggaggctgaagcaggagaatcgcttgaacctaggagatagaggttgagccgggcacagtggctcacgcctgtaatcccagcactttgggaggccgaggcgggcggatcacctgaggttgggagttcgagaccagcctgaccaacatggagaaaccctgtctctactaaaaatacaaaattagctgggcatagtggcgcatgcctgtaatcccagctactcgggaggctgaggcaggagaattgcttgaacccaggaggtgaaggttgcggtgagcagaagacgtgccattgcactccagcctgggcaacaagagcaaaactccatctcaaaaaaaaaaagaaaaaaaaaaggagatagaggttgtagtgagctgagatcatgccattgcactccagcctgggtaacaagagtgaaaatcatctcaaggaaaaaaagaaaaagaaaatggaggctcagTGGTCACTGCCGCCACTCAGCATCAGCAATGCAACGAATGCATTCTTGGCTGCAACATTAAAACTGCCAGGGTGGAGTGAGGAAACAGGTTACGATTAAGGAACAAGACGCTTACTACAGAAATCATGTAAATATGAGAAGAGTTGGAGATAAAGGGGTTCACAGGAAGAAAGGAGATCACTAAATGCAGTAGCCTGGAATGGCCTGATGAAAACCAGAGGGATGGTGAAATCCAAGGATCTCTGTGTACCTGAATCCTAAAGAGGGGACGGTGGTGGGGATGCTTGTGGAACAGTCTATGGAGTGTGCTAAGAGGAAACTAAAGTCAAATGTCATGTTGGCTTTGGGGGCTGTTCTAGACTAGCAGAGCCAGAAGTCAGAAAAATGTATTGCAATTTAGGTCCGTAAGGTTACCACGTGTTTGTTTCCGGGTAGTCTATTAGAACTGAGAataggcagggtgcggtggctcacacctgtaatcccagcactttgggaggccaaggagagtggatcacgaggtcaggagatcgagaccatcctggctaacacagtgaaaccccgtctctactgaaaaaaaaaaaaatacaaaaaattagctgggcatggtggcaggtgcctgtagtcccagctacttgggaggctgaggcaggagaatggcgtgaacccgggaggtggagcttgcagtgagccaagatcgcaccactgcactccagctgggggagagcgtgagactccatctcaaaaaaaaaaaaaaaaaaaaaaagaactgagaatAATGCCTTCTTCGCTTCTACTTTTCAAAACTCATGTGCCTTCATCTTCTCATGAACATTAACTCACAACCATAAACAGAAGGGAGTCTTGGATATATAGTTTCCAACCTTATTAGGGCTGACAGTACAATCAAGTAGAACAAGCTATACACTAACTTTCATCTTCATGTCAAAAGGTCTTTCTTCTTAATGCAGTTTGTCCAATTTCCAACCAAGATCAAGGACAGTGAACAAGaaaatagggccaggcgtggtggctcatgcctgtaattcagaATATGACCAGAAACCAGTTGAGAATGATGTCTGTCAAGAGTCTTCTATAAGGACTAATGTATCTGAGTTACACACAAGTGGTATCCACAAGGAACAAACAAATGTggaagacacattttttttttttttgagatggagtcttgctctgtcacccaggctgaagtgcagtggcgcaatctctgctcactgcaagctccgtctcccgggttcacaccattctcctgcctcagcctccagggtagctgggactacaggcgcctgccaccacgcccagctaatttttttgtatttttagtagagacaaggtttcactgtgttagccaggatggtctcaatctcctgacctcgtgattcgcccgccttggcctcccaaagtgctgggattacaggcatgagacaccgcacccagctggaagACACATCTTTAAATAATAAAGACTGAAGGACACTGGGCATggagactcatgcctgtaatcccagcactttaggaggccaaggcgagaggactgcttgagcccaggagttcgagcctagcttgggcaacatagcaagacactacctctataaaataaaacttttaattaaaaaaaaaatgactgaaggGAAAGGCAGAGTGACAGCAAATTCCAGTACCTGCAATAGTGGACTGGAAAAGAAATAACAGTCTCATGATCACACACTGGAAACATAATGGCAAGTgggaatgaggccaggcatggtggctcacacttgtaatcccagcactttgggagcctaaggcGGGGAGATcccctgatgtcaggagttcgagaccagcctggtcaacatggcaaaacccccatatctactaaaaatacaaaaattagctggacatgatggcacgtgcttgtagtcccagctacttgggaggctgaggcaggagaattgcttgaaccagggaggtggaggttgctgtgagccaagatcgtgcctctgcactccagcctgggcaacacagcaagactccatctcaaaaaaaaaaaatggccaggcgctgtggctcacgcctataatcccagcactttgggaggccgaggcgggcggatcacgaggtcaggagatcaagaccatcctggctaacacggtgaaaccccgtctctactgaaaaatagaaaaaattagccgggctattcgggaggctgaggcaggagaatggcatgaacctgggaggcggagcttgcagtgagccgagatggcaccactgcactccagcctgggcagcagagcaagactctgtctcaaaaaaaaaaaaaaaaaaaaaaacaagaaagtaggAATCAAAAACGTTTCATCTAAACTCACACCAACTTGTGCATCCCTGGGTCCAAAAGACATTTCAATGGAAATGAGACAGATTTTATATAACTACAATTATTTAAAGTCctaaattacaaaatatacataGCTGAAAGCGTACAAAACaggatatttattaaatgtttatatcaCAAACATACACTAGAAATTAATACAAAAGGAATCACTATTAAGGCTGAGGCATGTAAAGGCAATACCATATTAATCATAATTAAGAGATTTCTCTCCTACTCTGAATTTTTAGGTACAAAATAAGTGCTATACCAGGTTTTCCTACATGCTCTACATAAATAACGTTTCTCACATTTACAACAAGGTTTTACGGTTGAACACTCTCCCAGGTCCACTGTATTCGTAGATTCACGCTCCAGCATGTGTTCTCACATGTGCTTGAAGCGATGCGAGATACCTGAAGGTTTTCCCACACTGCTTGCATTCATACGGTCTCTCTCCAGTGTGCGTTCTCACGTGCACACGAAGGGACGAGGAACAACTgtaggctttcccacattcagtACATTCGTAGGGTTTGACCCCACTGTGTGATCTCACATGCTTTTGAAAGTACTGAGCGtggctgaaggctttcccacattgaTTACATTCGTACGGTTTCTCTCCGCTGTGGGTTCGCACATGCTCTCGAAGGGAGGAGTGACagctgaaggctttcccacaatGCTTACACTCAaagggcttctctccagtatgcGTCCTCACGTGGATTCGAAGGGAGGAGGAAAAACTGTAGGCTTTCCCACACTCTTTACATTGATAGGGCTTCACCCCGCTGTGTGTTTTCACATGTCTTCTAAAGTAAGTGGGACATCCGAAGGCCTTCCCACACTGCTTGCACACATAGGGCTTCTCTCCGGTGTGCATTCTCATGTGTGCTCGCAGAGAGGAGGGGTACCTGAAGGCTTTGCcgcattccttacattcatagggtttctctccactgTGCGTTCTCCCATGTTCTCGAAGAGACGAGTAACAAGTGAACGCTTTTCCGCAATGTTTACACTgacagggtttctctccagtgtgcgTCCTCACGTGATCTCTAAAGGAGGAGTAACAGCTGAATGATTTTCCACAATGCTTACATTCAtacggtttctctccagtgtgtgTTCTGACATGTTCTCGAAAGTATGAGGGACagctgaaggctttcccacactccttacactcatagggtttctctcctgtgtgagtTCTTACGTGCCGTGTAAGGTAGGAGTAATACATAAAGGTCTTCCCACATACTTTACATGCATGGGTTTTCTGCCCATGATGACTATTCACATGTCCCCTGAAAGATGAGGGACAAATGAAAGCTTTTCCACATTTCTGACATTCATAAGACTTTTTACTGCTGAGACTTTTCACGTATGTCACAGATGCTGTCCTTGAGTCCTGGCAATTACAGGGTTTCTCTACAGTCTGCGTTTTCATAGGAGGGCTTTGGCAGGAGAGGCAGCTGCAGGCTTGCCCACATTCCTTACACGGTCTCTGTCCAGTGTGAGATCTCTGCCGATTCTCGAAGGCTTTGCCACACTTAGTGCACTCAGAGGGTTTAGCTTCGGTAGGGTAACTCTTGTGCACAAGAAGGTTCGCAGTCTGGCTCAAGGTCTCTCCGCATTGATGACCTTCATTACTTTCACAGAGTCTCCCCAGCTGACTTCTGTTCAAAATGGGAAGCAAGCTACTAGTCATGAATGACTATAAGTGATTAATTTATTAATGGTTTTTAGTGATTATTTTGATTACATTATTTGCCAATTTCACTGAATGGTTCTATTTTCAGCACTGTCTGCCTGGTTTCTATGGAGAACAAGCTTAATGCTCTAGCTGAAGGCTCAACTGCAGCCATAAATTTCAcggtgtttcttttcttctttttttgagatggagtctcgctctgtcacccaggctggagtgcagtggcgccatctcggctcactgcaagctccacctcccaggttcatgccattctcctgcctcagcctcccaagtggctgggattacaggcgcctgccaccacgcctggctaatttttttgtattttagtagagatgaggtttcaccgtgttagccaggatggtcttgatctcctgacctcgtgatccgcctgcctcggcctcccaaagtgctgggattacaggtgtgagccaccacacccagcctttttttttttttttttgagatggagtttcactcttgttgcccaggctggagtgcaatggcatgatctcagctcaccgcaacctccacctcccaggttcaagcgatactcctgcctcagcctcccaagtggctgggattacaggcgtgcaccactacacctggctaattctttttcgtatttttttttttttcagtagagatggggtttctccatgttggtcaggctggtctcgaactcccgacctcaggtgatccacctgcctcagcctcccaaagtgctgggattacaggcgtgagccactgcgcccagcccacggTGTTTCTTATAGATGAAGTTTCCTGATATTGTTTCCAACTGTTTCAGACACGTGACATTGAcatcacatttataaaaatactcTCTTAGGAAAAGTCTCAGCCAGGGACGGTGaatcacacttgtaatcccagcactttgggaggttgagatgggtggactgcttgagtccaggagtttgataccagcctgggcaacacagtgaaactccgtctctacaaaaacacaaaaattagccaggtgcagtggtgtgtgcctatagtcccagctacttgggaggatgaggtgggaggattgcttgagcccaggaggcaaaggttgcagtgagccaagatccgtgccactgcacttcagcctggttgacagagtgagacccccatctcaaaaataaataaataaataaaataaaaataaaataaaataaataaaagtaattattaaaatatatttttaaaaagagaaaataaagaaaaagaaaaaaaatgtctctgTGGGTCTGAAATTGTGTAGTtggtttatactttttttttgagatggagctttgctcttgttgcccaggctggagtgcaatggtgcgatctcagctcactgcaacctccgcctcctgggttcaagcgattctccttcctcagcctcctgagtagatgggattacaggcatgagccaccacgcccagctaatgttttgtatttttagtagagatggggtttctccgtgttggccaagctggtttcgaactactaacctcaggtgatccacccgcctcggcctcccaaagtgctgggattacaggcgcgagcccctgtgcccagccgaTACTTTTCTTTGAATTGCAAGTTAGTTTGATGCTCTGCGGAGAGGCCCATCCCTCCGGTTGAGCGCCACTCACCTCAGATGCCTCTGTGGGATTTGGTGCTGATCTCCAGTGTTATCAAATCTCCAATTTTCTCCAAAAATAGACCAGGAATCACTTCCTGTGAACTTTACAATCTCTTCATCATTGGATATTCCATTCCCAAAAACGTCCCTCTGAGAACTTGATCCACTGGTTCTAACATAAATGTAACAATCTGCAACAATCAATTACACAATTTCTTAGGAGAAATATGTTGGGATAAAGGAAATAGACCACATACGGATTTCTTTTCATATAGTAATCCAAAAATGTACCGTTTATAAGGAAGAATAGACATGCTATCAAAGTGAGACTCTGAGGACCTCATCTACTTGAGAATTTGGcaataataaaaagcagatgagccgggtgcagtggctcatgcctgtaatctcaaagCACTGCGGGGCcaaggtagaagaattgcttgagcccaggagttcaagacaagcctgggcaacataggaaaataaggagacctcatctctaaacaacaataaaaaatttaaattagccaggcgtggtgttgtgtgcctataatcccagctccttgggaggccaaggagggaggatcacttgagcccaggaggtcaaagctgcagtgggccatgattgcaccacggcactgcagcctgtgtgacagagtgagaccctgtctcaaaaaaagaatagtgctggatgcggtggctcacgcctgtaatccctgcactttgggaggccgaagcgggtggatcacctgaggtcaggagttcgaaaccagcctgaccaacatggttaaaccccatctccactaaaaatacaaaaaatcagccgggcatagtggcacgtgcctgtaatcccagctactcgggaggctgaggcagaagaatcacttgtacctgggaggtgggggttgcattgagccaagatcgcaccattgcactccagcctgggcaatgggcagtaagagtgaaactgtgtctcaaaaaaaaaaaaagaagagataaacgTGGCAACCCATTTACTAAGAAACAGAATAGTTCCAAACAGATGGAGACTGATGTTTAGTAAAATATTATCAGAAAAGCAAAGTTTGCACATGCACAAATGCTCCTCGTATACGAGGAAATCCAGAGGCTTTCCCCTGCGAAGGAGGACAGTGCAGGGGGGTGCAGGAGAAGCCACACAGGGCAGCTGAGAGAGGAcacacctcctcctcctcagagaagggtttgtgtttcttttttttgttttgttttgttttttgagacagagtctcacactgtcaccaagactggagtgcagtggcactttgttggctcactgcaacctccgtgtcctgggttcaagcaattctcctgcctcagcctcccgagtagctgggattacaggcacctgccaccacgcccgactactttttatatttttagtacacatggggtttcaccacgttggccaggctggtcttgaactcctgaccttaggtgaaccacccacctaggccttccaaagtgctgggattacaggcgtgagccactgcgtgcgGCCAGGGGTTTGTACTTCTAACCCACGATGCCAAACGGAACCTTCTTATCCAGAACCCACTCCTCCCGAGGGCTGCTGCTCTCCTGGTGCTCACAGGCACAGGGCCCTTACAGGAGTCCTTCCTCCACTATGCCCGGCTGCCCTCAGGTGTGAGCACCACCCATTCCTGGAGAATCACATGATGAGGAAGGATTGTGAAGGGCAACAAATGTTCCCCTGAGACAGGCCAACACTTTGACTTCCCAGACCACCGATGATGTCCGAGTGTGAGTTTTAATTGCAGCAAAATTACCATGTCAAACGTGGATTACTCACAGTGTAACTTGGATTTACTTTATCACAGTGTACTTTGATTTTCAAAGTACAGTTACTCTGTGTGGTGAACCACAAAGCTGCTTTTGTTGCCCCAACGTGACACAGAATACTCTACTCAGACTTATAAAATGTGGGCAGCCAAGGACTGGTGATCAAGAAAACCTAAATATCAATCATACACAAAACTTTGTTTTCATGGAGAAGCATTTTGACTCCCATGTTCCATGGGTGTTGGGATCATGTCTATCTCTTTTCCAACATATTTCAATTTTTGagctcaaataaaaagaaaaacaaggtatcttaggccgggcgcggtggctcacgcctgtaatcccagcactttgggaggccaaggcgggcggatcacgaggtcaggagatcgagaccatcctggctaacacggtgaaaccccatctctactaaagctacaaaaaattagccaggcgtggtggtgggcacctgtagtcccagctattcaggaggctgaggcaggagaatggcatgaacccgggaggcggagcttgcagtgagccgagatcgtgccactgcactccagcttgggcgagagagcaagactccgtctcaaaaaaataaaaaaaaaaaaaaagaaaaccaaggtcTCTTTGCTCTCCAGGACGCAGTGAGGGAATGATGCCACCCTTACCCAAGGAGGCAGTGAGGGAATGACGCCATCCTTACCCAAGGAGGCAGTGAGGGAATGACGCCACCCTTACCCAAGGAGGCAGTGAGGGAATGACGCCACCCTTACCCAAGGAGGCAGTGAGGGAATGACGCCACCCTTACCCAAGGAGGCAGTGAGGGAATGACGCCACCCTTACCCAAGGAGGCAGTGAGGGAATGACGCCACCCTTACCCAAGGAGGCAGTGAGGGAATGACACCACCCTTACCCAAGGAGGCAAGGTTCCTGCAGGTCTCCAGCATCACATCTCTGTAGAGGCTCCTCTGAGCATGATCCAGCAATGCCCACTCTTCTGGGGTGAAGTTCACAGCCACTTCCTCAAAGATCACGCAGTCCTAAAACATTCCACACATCCCACTTCAGCAAAGGCACCGCCTCCCCCATGTGCGCAGGAAGAGGGGTGAGGCTGACAGCCTGGGGAACTGAGCCACACAGAGCTTATGTCCTTGTGAGAGGTGACCAACAGTATGAAAAAGTGCAGTACACTCAATGCCGTGAGTACCTTCCCAACAGGGAGCAAAGCGCAATGACGGCCTCTGCCAGAGACTTACAAAGAATTACTGAGAAACGGCAGGTATGAGGGTGGGGAAACactgaaaaatctgaaaacatcATTAAGCTAaggctggtggctcatgcctgcaatcccagtactttgagaggctcagGTGCGAGGATTGCTTAGGGCCAGGAGTTGgcgaccagcctgggctgcatagtgagatcccgtctctacaaaaaaaataaaatacaataaattaaccagccatggtggtacacacctgtagtcccggctacttaggagggtgaggagggacaatcgcttgagctcgggggttcaaggctgcagtgaactatgactgtgccactgcactcctgtctgggccacagagtgagacccaatctcaaaaaaataaaataaatcaatcattCAGGTAACATGGAAATTGACATGACTtgctcaaattttattatttcttattcagctataatatcagcactttgggaggccaaggtgagaagatcgcttgaggccaggagttcaagacgagcctgggtgacagagcaaagaccctgtctcttaaaaaaaaaaattaaattaaattaaattttaaaaatacaactatgaagaaaagcaaggagattatttccttataatttaggatattggccaggtgtggtggttcacgcctgtagttccaacactttgggaggccaagacaggcagatcacttgagttcaggagttcgagatcaccctggacaacacagtgaaaccctgtctctaccaaaaaaaaaaaggctaaaagaaTTTaggataggccgggcgtggtggctcacgcctataatcctagcattttgggaggctaaggtgggcggatcacaaggttaagagatcaagaccatcctggccaacatggtgaaaccccatctctactaaaaatacaaaaattagctgggcgtggtggcacacgcctgtagtctcagctactcaggaggctgaggcaggagaatcacttgaacccaggaggcagaggttgcagtgagccgagatggcgccattgcactccagtctagcaacagagtgagtctccatcacaaaaaagaaaaaaaaaaaaaaaaaaagaatgtagaatacTGGCCTGATCTGGAGGGAGAAGCCTACCATTACACATCATTTCAAATTGGATGCCAAGGCTTCTTCGAAGACATGGCCTGGCTGTCGTTACACACTGTTCACTTGAGGACGTTTCCACTGACTCTGTAATTGTCTTACAAAAGTTCTACATGTgttcaattttataataaaatgctatcagcagctgggcttggtggctcaggcctatactcccagcactttgggagactgaggtgggaggactgtttgagcccagaagcttgggaccagcctgagcaatatggtgaaaccctgtctctacaaaaaatacaaaaattagccaggcatggtggggcacacctggagtcccagctactcaggaggctgaggtgggaggatcatttgagcccaggaggttgaggctgtagtgagccacgatgtcaccactgcactccagcgtgggtgacagagagacgccctacctcaaaaaaaaaaaaaaaaaaaaaggctgggtgaggtggctcacacctgtaatctcagcactttgggaggccaaggcgggaggatcacttgaggtcaggagttcatgagcagcctggccaacatggtgaaaccgcaccgctactaaaaatacaaaaattagccaggtgtggtggtgcatgcctgtaatcccagctacttgggaggctgaggcaggaaaatcacttaaacccagaggcagaggttgcagtgagctgagatcaagccactgcactctagcctgggtgacagagtgagactgtctcaaaaaaaaaataaaaataagtaagaacacAGCCAAATCACCACTTTCAGCCCGTGTTAAAGGACAAAGGGGTGAGTGGTGGATTCTAGAAGATCTAGAAGTTTTTCTGTCCCACAAAGGGTCCCATGCAGAAAACAGGTATCAGTTAATGATTAGGGTCTCATGCAGAAAACAGGTATCAGTTAATGATTATCCTCATGATAAATTGTTCGTCAGTCCCCTAATCGGAATTGCCGCTTCTCTGTACTGTGGGTCGTATATTACAGAATGCGCATCTGTCTGATGCGCAGATACTAACAGGAGACGGAGCAGGGTCCCCCACTGTCACAAACTCTGCACCCTGCCTAAGTCAGTGCTAGTTTCATGAATGTTTTCAATCCACACCTTCGCCCACCTCACAATATGGCATGGGGCTGTGTGTGCGCCTTTCCCCTCATCCTAATGGAAGATGCAACGTCTTCCGAGTTTGAGAGTTTTCCACAGCAGCCTTCTCGGGCTAAGCCATGGTATAACACCAGGcagtggcagaaggcaaagaacaCATCCAAGACAATGACTGCCCTCACtaaggacaagaaaaaaaaggcaaaaagcatttattcttttttttttttttgagacagggtcttgctccgtctcccaggctggagtgcagtgaaacaatctcagctcgctgcaacctccgcctccccggttcaagcgattctcctgcctcagactcccaagtagctgggattgcaggcacttgccatcacacctggctaattttgatatttttagtaga
The DNA window shown above is from Homo sapiens chromosome 19, GRCh38.p14 Primary Assembly and carries:
- the ZNF77 gene encoding zinc finger protein 77 isoform 1 (isoform 1 is encoded by transcript variant 1); translation: MDCVIFEEVAVNFTPEEWALLDHAQRSLYRDVMLETCRNLASLDCYIYVRTSGSSSQRDVFGNGISNDEEIVKFTGSDSWSIFGENWRFDNTGDQHQIPQRHLRSQLGRLCESNEGHQCGETLSQTANLLVHKSYPTEAKPSECTKCGKAFENRQRSHTGQRPCKECGQACSCLSCQSPPMKTQTVEKPCNCQDSRTASVTYVKSLSSKKSYECQKCGKAFICPSSFRGHVNSHHGQKTHACKVCGKTFMYYSYLTRHVRTHTGEKPYECKECGKAFSCPSYFREHVRTHTGEKPYECKHCGKSFSCYSSFRDHVRTHTGEKPCQCKHCGKAFTCYSSLREHGRTHSGEKPYECKECGKAFRYPSSLRAHMRMHTGEKPYVCKQCGKAFGCPTYFRRHVKTHSGVKPYQCKECGKAYSFSSSLRIHVRTHTGEKPFECKHCGKAFSCHSSLREHVRTHSGEKPYECNQCGKAFSHAQYFQKHVRSHSGVKPYECTECGKAYSCSSSLRVHVRTHTGERPYECKQCGKTFRYLASLQAHVRTHAGA
- the ZNF77 gene encoding zinc finger protein 77 isoform 2 (isoform 2 is encoded by transcript variant 2), with the protein product MKTQTVEKPCNCQDSRTASVTYVKSLSSKKSYECQKCGKAFICPSSFRGHVNSHHGQKTHACKVCGKTFMYYSYLTRHVRTHTGEKPYECKECGKAFSCPSYFREHVRTHTGEKPYECKHCGKSFSCYSSFRDHVRTHTGEKPCQCKHCGKAFTCYSSLREHGRTHSGEKPYECKECGKAFRYPSSLRAHMRMHTGEKPYVCKQCGKAFGCPTYFRRHVKTHSGVKPYQCKECGKAYSFSSSLRIHVRTHTGEKPFECKHCGKAFSCHSSLREHVRTHSGEKPYECNQCGKAFSHAQYFQKHVRSHSGVKPYECTECGKAYSCSSSLRVHVRTHTGERPYECKQCGKTFRYLASLQAHVRTHAGA